Genomic segment of Synechococcus sp. A15-28:
CACGGCGCTGGAAATCCTGCTGCGCTCCGGGGAACGGTTGTTGGAGGGACTCCCGCCGATCCGCGTCGGCGGGCAGGAGTTGATGCTGCTGGTGCTCGTGCTGGGCTTCAACCTCCTGCTGGCGGGCTATGAGCACCGGGAGGGCCGACGCCTGAAAAGCGCGTTGCTCAAGGCCGATGCCCAGCATGCCGCCAGCGACGTGTGGACCACCGTTGTGGTGTTGCTTGGCATGGCGGGCGCCCTGTGGCTGCAGGTCTCATGGCTGGACATCGCCCTGGCGATTCCGATGGCACTCCTCCTGATCCGGGTGTGCTGGCAGGTCCTGCGCCGCACCCTGCCCTGGCTGGTGGATCACATCGCCATCGCGCCCGAATCAATCCACCGGGAAGCCATGGCGGTGGCCGGGGTGATCAACTGTCACGACATCGCCAGTCGCGGGGTTCTGGGTCAGCAGGTGTTCATCGACATGCACATGGTGGTGGAAACCAACGACCTATCCACAGCCCATCGCATCACCGAACTGGTGGAGGAGCGACTCGATCGCGTCTTCGGACCGGTGCGCTGCACGATTCATCTGGAACCCAAGGATTATGTGGAGGACGGGATCACCTACACAGGCACCCATGGTTGATCCGGACAATCCACTGGACGGGCTGACCGGTCGACAACGGCAGGCACTCCAGAACCTGCTTAGCGACGTGCGCAGCTCCCTGGCCTGGTCATGGCAGCTCCCTGTCCTGATCCGACAGCGCTGCTGGCTTCGTCTGGAAATGATTCCGTTGGGAGATCTGCACCGCTGGCTACCTCCCGACGGTCGCGAAGACGCACCGGAACTGGCGCGTTACCGCGAACTGGTGGCGCAGGGATGGTCACCACAGCAGGCTCAGGAGCAGTGCTGGCAGGAATTTGGCGACGATGCATGCCGCACTGCACTGCAACGGTTCTGGGCCAGTCAACAGGAGCGACAACACGACTGGACCATGCAGCGCTATCTCGCGTTGATCAGTCGCTACAGGCAATCGATCGAATCAGGAATCACCACCATTCCGATGCTGGTGCTGCCCCGAGCTGGAGCAGCGACAGATCATCAGCTGCACTGGGTTTCGGACAGCACACCGCCGATGCGGCACACTTGCGCCTGATTCCAGGCCATGGGCCATGAGTGATTCCTACGGTGAACCCCAACAGCAAGGGGCTCAAGGCGACGATGTCCGCGGCCAGGGTGGACGAGGCGGTGCCCGTGGTGGCCGTGGTGGTGGCAACCGCGAAGGCGGCGGCTTCCGCATCCGCCTCAGCGAAAACGAAATGCGTTCCGCCCGGGCACTTCAGGAGGCCTTCAACCTTCGCTCCACCGTCGCCGTCCTGGGCTTTGCCCTGCGAACCCTGGGGCAGATGCTTGAAGACGGTCAGCTGGATGAGTTGATCGAACAGCAGCGCAATCAGGCCCCCCGTGGCCGCCGCGACGGCGGTGGTCGCGATGGTGGCGGTCGCGATGGTGGTGGACGAGGACGACGCTCGGATGATGATCGCCAGGCCGGTCGCGGTTCACGACCCGACCCCTTTGCACGTCCATCCAAGCCTCAGCCAGAGCCGGAGCCAACACCAGAGCCAGAGCCGGAATCCACCGCCGATGCTGCCCCCGCAGACCCCTCGGACGAAACTCCGATGGACCTTCCCAGCGAGGAGGAGTCCAAGGAAGCAGCCCCTGAGGCCTGATCCATGGGGAGACCGAGGGTTCTCTCTGGAGTGCAGCCGACCGGTGCCCTGCACCTCGGCAACTGGCTGGGAGCGATTCGCAACTGGGTTGATCTCCAGGAGAGCCACGACACCTTTGTCTGCGTCGTGGATCTTCACGCCATCACCGTTCCCCACGACCCGGCACAGCTTGCTGAAGACACCCTCAACACCGCGGCGCTGTATCTGGCCTGCGGCATGGATCCTGACCGCTGCTCCATCTTCATCCAAAGCCAGGTTGCTGCCCACAGCGAGCTCTGCTGGCTGCTGAATTGCGTGACTCCGCTCAACTGGCTTGAGCGGATGATCCAGTTCAAGGAAAAGGCTGTCAAACAGGGGGACAACGTGTCTGTTGGCCTCCTGGATTACCCCGTGTTGATGGCGGCAGACATCCTTCTCTACGACGCCGATCTCGTGCCGGTCGGGGAAGATCAGAAACAACACCTGGAACTGGCGCGCGACATCGCCCAGCAGAGGATTAACGCTCGCTTTGGAAGCGAGGACCAACCGGTGTTGAAGGTGCCCAAACCCCTCATCCTCATGGAGGGCGCCCGGGTGATGAGCCTTTCGGACGGTCGCAGCAAGATGAGCAAGAGCGACCCGAACGAGGGCAGCCGCATCACCCTGCTGGACCCGCCCGAACTCATCACAAAGAAGATCAAACGGGCGAAGACC
This window contains:
- a CDS encoding cation diffusion facilitator family transporter; protein product: MAIALESQGGGRSGDRRSDVRRVLMVALGLNISMSLLKLLVGVLSGSLAVIADAMHSATDALSSLTGLITNNLSDPQPDRDHPYGHHKYEAIGALGIAGFILFTALEILLRSGERLLEGLPPIRVGGQELMLLVLVLGFNLLLAGYEHREGRRLKSALLKADAQHAASDVWTTVVVLLGMAGALWLQVSWLDIALAIPMALLLIRVCWQVLRRTLPWLVDHIAIAPESIHREAMAVAGVINCHDIASRGVLGQQVFIDMHMVVETNDLSTAHRITELVEERLDRVFGPVRCTIHLEPKDYVEDGITYTGTHG
- the trpS gene encoding tryptophan--tRNA ligase, producing the protein MGRPRVLSGVQPTGALHLGNWLGAIRNWVDLQESHDTFVCVVDLHAITVPHDPAQLAEDTLNTAALYLACGMDPDRCSIFIQSQVAAHSELCWLLNCVTPLNWLERMIQFKEKAVKQGDNVSVGLLDYPVLMAADILLYDADLVPVGEDQKQHLELARDIAQQRINARFGSEDQPVLKVPKPLILMEGARVMSLSDGRSKMSKSDPNEGSRITLLDPPELITKKIKRAKTDPERGLEFGNPDRPETDNLLGLYAILSGKGRDAAAQECAEMGWGQFKPLLAEAAVAALEPIQTRHRELMADRMELDRVLEKGRDQAESVATETLERVRNALGFAKRS